The following proteins come from a genomic window of Candidatus Nezhaarchaeales archaeon:
- a CDS encoding 30S ribosomal protein S13: MSEEYKHVVRVAGYDIDGSLKVVAGLARIKGVGLNLGYVVCRLAGVDHEQRIGDLPAHSVKKLEDVLADLGKYQVPWWLMNRARDPKTNKDLHLIGSDLELTVKSDVDLMKKIKCWKGLRHAWGLKVRGQRTRTTGRTGQTVGVTKKPT; encoded by the coding sequence ATGAGTGAAGAATATAAACATGTAGTTCGAGTGGCGGGTTACGATATAGATGGCTCGTTAAAGGTAGTTGCGGGGCTAGCCCGTATAAAGGGTGTAGGTTTAAACCTGGGCTACGTAGTATGTAGGCTAGCTGGAGTAGACCATGAACAGAGGATAGGAGATCTACCTGCTCATAGCGTTAAGAAGTTGGAAGATGTGCTCGCTGACCTAGGTAAGTATCAAGTACCTTGGTGGCTTATGAATAGGGCGAGGGATCCTAAGACGAATAAGGATCTTCACCTCATCGGATCAGATTTGGAGCTCACGGTTAAGAGTGACGTGGACCTTATGAAGAAGATAAAGTGTTGGAAGGGTTTAAGACATGCTTGGGGTCTTAAGGTAAGGGGGCAACGAACCAGAACTACGGGGAGAACCGGGCAGACTGTTGGTGTTACTAAGAAGCCTACGTAA
- a CDS encoding 50S ribosomal protein L14e codes for MPAIEVGRICVKTRGREAGMKCVIVDVIDDNFVLITGPKDVSAVKRRRVNIKHLALTNEKIDIPKGASDEEVKKALEATDKLKDFKSKVKVSLT; via the coding sequence ATGCCTGCTATAGAGGTTGGAAGGATCTGCGTAAAAACTAGGGGCCGCGAAGCAGGTATGAAGTGTGTAATAGTTGATGTTATCGACGATAACTTCGTGCTCATAACAGGCCCTAAGGACGTCTCAGCGGTAAAGAGGCGAAGGGTAAACATAAAGCATTTAGCGTTAACCAACGAGAAGATCGATATACCTAAAGGGGCTAGCGATGAAGAGGTGAAGAAAGCCTTAGAAGCTACTGATAAGCTTAAAGATTTTAAAAGCAAGGTTAAGGTAAGTTTAACTTGA
- a CDS encoding 2-oxoacid:acceptor oxidoreductase family protein: MADILIEVRIHCKGGQGGVTAARILGLAAVKEGKHAIAFPAFTVERRGAPIMAFVRISNEPILNRSFIYNPDYVLVFDPALLTSQAVMVGVKGDTCFIVNSKVKPSLPKPVKSVAWLDADKVALEVLKAPIVNTVMCGAFAAISKLLSLKSVEEAVSEILPKHLIDVNVKAVVRGYQSVVSDSSF, from the coding sequence GTGGCTGATATCCTAATTGAGGTTAGGATCCACTGTAAGGGAGGTCAAGGCGGTGTAACGGCGGCTAGGATTCTAGGTTTAGCGGCGGTAAAGGAAGGTAAGCACGCTATAGCCTTCCCAGCCTTCACCGTTGAGCGGAGGGGGGCTCCGATTATGGCCTTCGTGAGGATAAGCAACGAACCAATACTGAACCGCTCCTTCATATATAACCCGGACTACGTATTGGTCTTCGATCCCGCGCTTTTAACGTCTCAAGCCGTAATGGTTGGCGTTAAGGGCGATACGTGCTTCATCGTGAACTCGAAGGTTAAGCCCTCCCTCCCTAAACCCGTTAAAAGCGTAGCGTGGCTAGACGCGGATAAAGTGGCGCTTGAAGTATTGAAGGCCCCCATCGTAAATACCGTTATGTGCGGGGCCTTCGCCGCTATCTCAAAGCTGTTAAGCTTAAAGTCCGTGGAGGAGGCCGTAAGCGAAATACTTCCAAAGCATTTAATAGACGTAAATGTTAAAGCCGTGGTGCGCGGTTACCAAAGCGTAGTGAGTGATAGCTCATTTTAA
- a CDS encoding ATP-NAD kinase family protein — MEIVSCMLMAKREGVEEALRALHAYGLTVAYQEYERLTKVKKLGLIVNPVAGMGGRVGLKGTDGEEVLRKAIELGAKPVAPGRAVEALKPLLGLANGFQLITYPREMGEYEALEAGFKPLVIGSLAPGRTTAEDTKRAAAQMSEVPVDLLLFVGGDGTARDVLAGLKRSIPVLGIPSGVKMHSSVFAVNPQAAARLTASFITCGLPLTTAEVMDIDEEEFRRGRLSARLYGLLLTPYEPSLVQPTKIATPLSDEELENQLEIAKYVAEEIKPGVVYILGPGSTVYALSRVLGIEKSLLGVDLVQDGKLLAKDVNEEQILSAIEGKQARIIVTPIGGQGFILGRGNQQISPTVVRRVGKNNIIVISTRSKLHRIGKLKVDTGDPSLDEELKGYIRVVTGYREERVVELS, encoded by the coding sequence TGAGTTGCATGCTAATGGCGAAGCGCGAAGGGGTTGAAGAGGCTCTTAGGGCGTTGCACGCCTACGGGCTTACGGTTGCTTACCAAGAGTACGAGCGTTTAACGAAGGTGAAAAAGTTGGGTTTAATCGTAAACCCCGTAGCCGGTATGGGTGGAAGGGTTGGGTTAAAGGGTACGGACGGCGAGGAGGTTTTAAGGAAAGCTATAGAGCTCGGGGCAAAGCCCGTTGCGCCGGGGCGCGCCGTGGAAGCCTTAAAGCCTTTACTTGGCTTAGCGAACGGCTTCCAGCTTATAACCTACCCGCGCGAAATGGGGGAGTACGAAGCCTTGGAGGCCGGCTTTAAACCTTTAGTAATAGGCTCATTAGCGCCGGGTAGAACCACCGCTGAAGATACTAAGAGGGCCGCTGCTCAAATGTCTGAGGTACCAGTCGACCTACTACTATTCGTAGGCGGTGATGGAACGGCTAGGGACGTACTGGCAGGTTTAAAACGTAGTATCCCGGTGCTGGGGATTCCTTCAGGGGTTAAGATGCATTCAAGCGTTTTCGCGGTAAACCCTCAAGCAGCCGCCCGCTTAACGGCGAGCTTCATAACCTGCGGGCTACCCTTAACCACGGCCGAGGTAATGGATATAGACGAGGAAGAGTTTAGAAGGGGAAGGCTTTCAGCGAGGCTTTACGGCCTCCTCCTAACACCCTACGAACCAAGCCTCGTACAGCCGACGAAGATAGCAACCCCCTTAAGCGATGAAGAGCTTGAAAACCAGCTCGAAATAGCGAAGTACGTGGCCGAGGAGATAAAGCCCGGCGTAGTCTACATACTTGGGCCTGGTTCAACCGTTTACGCGTTAAGCAGAGTACTAGGTATAGAGAAAAGCCTACTAGGCGTAGACCTGGTTCAGGATGGTAAGCTTTTAGCTAAAGACGTAAACGAGGAGCAAATACTATCAGCTATAGAGGGTAAGCAGGCTAGGATCATCGTAACCCCTATCGGAGGGCAGGGCTTCATACTCGGTAGGGGCAACCAGCAGATAAGCCCAACGGTAGTAAGGAGAGTTGGGAAGAACAACATAATCGTTATCTCCACGCGGAGCAAGCTCCATAGGATCGGGAAGCTTAAGGTTGATACCGGGGATCCAAGCCTAGATGAAGAGCTTAAAGGATACATACGGGTGGTAACAGGATACCGCGAGGAAAGGGTTGTAGAATTATCTTAA